CCTGTCACTTTTGTTGTAGTCGCTActaggtaaaaatatatatattaaaaaataaataaaatgtgctGACCGTCTGGACAGGGTTTTTGTTCTGAGTTTGGATTGACAGCTCCAAAGTAGACAGCgttctctcatcccacctctctggctCCTCCACTTTGGGAGACTCTACACAAACAGAAAACCAATGCCAATCATGCTTTGTTAAATAGAAGATACACAAGGACATCTAAAGGATGTAGTGTTatgtacagacagacaaacaaacactaacacaAATATAGTGTTACCTGGAATAGGTGGGTACCAGTAATTTTTCAATCTGCGGGCAATGCGGTACATTAGGTTGGGGCGCTGGGGCTTTTGTTCCGGCAGGTCAGGAGGGCGAAGGGTCGGGGCTATGTAGGACACAGAGGCCTCGTGAACCTGGGGCCATTCCTGGCAGATACAAGAAGACAGCATGTTACAAATGCATGAAGGAACGGCAGACCAAGGACTTTGAATGGAAACAGTCATGTTTCTCACCCGCAATGTACTGAACCAATGAGCTGCTTTTATCTTCAACGGGCCAAGGTACCAATATCTAAGATAGAAAGCACAGCAATATGAGAAATGTATTTTTAGAGAAGAAACACAACTTCATATTATTATAACGTAATGCACGTAAAAGTATAATATGTGGGAAACGTGTTTACCATAAAGCTCTGAAGTTTGACTAGTAATTGTGAGGTTCTTACTTTTTGATGGTGGAAGCCACATCTCTGAAGGCCCCCCACCGTAGACCAATCAGGGCAAACACTggctgttctttctctccctggaTACATAAAACCAGAAACACAATACAATTTTCTATCTCAATGGAGTTATGGTTATTCAATGTCGATTTAAGGTAATATCAGTTTGTGTCATCTAGACCCCTCCCTGAATCCCAGACCCTTCTGGTCTCACCTTGATTTGCAGCACATCCAGAGGTACCGTTTCTCCTTGCAGGATAGACAATGTCGCTGATGTGATGTGTCTAAAAACAAGAAGCAATATGGATGACAAAAAGATTGGAGGATATTTTAGGACACTAACGACAAGATGATGGTATAGGTTTGTATCTGAATTAACATGAGTGCCGTATTTCAATGGGATACTTACTTCACCTGATTGTCACTGAGGATGTGCAGACTCTCACTCAGGGAATTGTGGGAGCCCAGTGGGATAAATCCTATGGGGGTTTTACTGAACGACTCCTGGGTTTGAGAAACACCCATAGGACTGAGTAGTTAGAGACAGCTTAGCTAAAACAGTATTACACAACACGTATAACATACAATTAGTAATACAACAGTCAATGCTACACAACTTACGTGATCAGCCCTCCGCAGCAAGCCAGTGATAACCTCCTGCAGAGTGCCATCCCCTCCAGCCACAATCAGCATGTCTGTTTGCTCCATCAGCTCCATCAATTTCTTTGCTTGGCCCTCATAGTCTGTCTGTAAGACAGAAGACACATGTACAGGGTTACACTgtgtagaactatagaactataaggCCTTAGATGCCATGGGGAAACAAAATTGTAAGCCTACCTTTACTAGCGTTACCTCCATACCAGCCAGGTGTAATATAGGCGCAGCATTCTTCTCAAATAAGTTGTTGGCTTTCCTATGATCAGAGAGAATTGCAAGAGTACAACAAGACAAATTAGTCAAACACAAATCACAATATAAAAGGGAAATGGCTGTGGTGCAATAAGCTGGATCTCATGCTTATTCTCTTTGCTTAACTTTAGGGAATGTGACGATTATCTTTTACTTACCCCCTACAAGCTGCTGGGTTTAGAATGACTGTGGCTTTCTTCAGCTGTTCCTGGGGTGATATCTGCTGACGTCCAAATTCCTGCAATTGAGAATGGAGTATTTTGTATTAGAGAACAAAAAACAGTAAATTCAAGCACAGAATCCTTGAATGCAGACACATATTGTACACAATAAGCCATGTCTCACCCTGGCCGCCAGACAAGCATCTCTTCGCAGCAGATTATCGCTGTGAATAAAAAATAATGTATTGACAAAGAAAACAACTGATTAAAATACATCCTCCTATTATTCAATGTTGTTGGATTTCAAATCACAAGAACCGTTCTGTAAGACCTTGATAATTTCTCAATGGCTACCTAATTCCTGTGTACGTGCTCAATGATATTAATGCTAGTGATGATCTGTACTTGATCGAACAACCATACCGGTAATTCTGAAGGAAACGTTACGCACCAGTGTTTACCATACAGCCAGTGTCCACCGTATGATAGGGCACACGCAGCGACTGTGGACTTCTTCCAATGATTCCGCAGAGTTACAAATACTTTCACAACCCGAGCCATTATCGACACTATCAGAATATCCGTCTAAAAACGCTATGTATCATCTGTGTAAGCATCACAATTAATGTCCTTTCCCTGTCAGAAGCATTTTACAtgtgacacattggtgcagctatCTTAATGGTCTTATGAAACAAACACTTTCAGTATCAGTTCCGGTTGAGTATCATTAAACATGTTATGAAATAAGTTCTCCCGTAACATACCAACATAAACAAAAATAAGGGAAATGTACTAATTGAAAATGGTACACAATTTCAAGAAACAAGTAATCGTCATTAGCTCAGTGCTTAGCTTATTGACGAAACACTACATTTCCCATACACTAGCTGAGGTTTAAAAAGAACACCTCGCCTGAAGAATAgtctaaataaaatatatatgttttattactTTGCCactgcatttaaaaaatataaatggtCACATTATATACTGAATAATATAATGGTTGGTGAACAGAAGAGACATGTAATCAAAAAACGTTTTTAACGTTAATTATTGCATTTTTACTCTGGTGCTAGGCCAGGGCCAATTCTCTAGAATTCGACATCAACATGGTGGCGCAGAAAGCGGGAAATTCTGGTATGGGTTTCATTTCAAATAATACAGCAGTGAGTGGTTGTTTATGGCTATTTACAACACAATCCATATTTGTTTACAAGAGCACTTTAATTCTATATAACACTGTGTCAAGTTCAGACAGGAGGAacgctagccaatgttagccaatCGTTATAATAACGtacgtttttatttatttcacctttatttaaccaggtaagctagttgagaacttctcatttacaactgtgacctggccaagataaagcaaagcagtgcaacacaaacaacaacacagagttatacatggaataaacaagcgtacagtcaataacacaatagaaaaaaagaaagtctatatactgtgtgcaaatggcatgaggaggtaaggcaataaataggccatagtagcaagtcATTTCAATTTAGTAAAttatcactggagtgatagatattattattattattattactattattaagtagaaatactggggtgcaaaagagcagaaaattctattaaaacaatatggggatgagataggtagattcgatgggctatttacagatgggctatgtacagctgcaacgATCGATTACCAGTTCAATAACGTCGTACCAGTTCAATAATGTATGATAAGTTAAATGGTTCTGTTAGCTTAAAGAGGTCGTTCCCCAGTTAACGAATGTTAAAGTATCATGTGCTAACTAACGTTCGTTAGGAAAACAAAATGTGAAATGCTTAAACTCCAGTTAGTTAGCTTGCTCGTAATCGCTACAATTTGCCAATATGATATGCTCAGAACACATTGTAATGGCTACACACATAACACTGACTGACTTACTTTACCCCTATCAGGAGCCAGTCAGTGTGGGCCACAGAAGGAGTTACATGCTCGAGCGCGAGCGtcgcaaaatacattttgaaatccatgttattcaattattgcacccacactgcttgcgcgcgccaacgagcgtctgtgtCACCAAGGGTGaaaaatagaagtcattcctatttctgacccAAATCGCGCTGCaaatcctgcctctcccatctcctcgttGTTTATACCCACGTGGTTGATTGAAATACGAACTGTTTTGCCAgtagtcgtggtaatactatgaaagtctAGATGTGATCACCATATataagatgaaaaagcctggaaggaggagagatgactagaaatgattcggttggccgttttattTGTGGATTAATTTGTCGGAGTAGAGAACCTTGTGcagttcaggtaaaataacaagtcAATGTTgatatatcccaggacaaattagctagcaacagcaagctaactaaataggatcaaatcaaatcaaatgtatttatatagcccttcgtacatcagctgatatctcaaagtgctgtacagaaacccagcctaaaccccaaacagcaagcaatgcaggtgtagaagcacggtggctaggaaaaactccctagaaaggccaaaacctaggaagaaacctagagaggaaccaggctatgtggggtggccagtcctcttctgtctgtgccgggtggagattataacagaacatggccaagatgttcaaatgttcattaaatgaccagcatggtcaaataataataaggcagaacagttgaaactggagcagtagcacagccaggtggactggggacagcaaggagtcatcatgtcagatagtcctgaggcatggtcctagggctcaggtcacaggacaccgaataggacaggagaagtactccagatataacaaactgaccctagcccccgacacataaactactgcagcataaatactggaggctgagacaggaggggtcaggagacactgtggccccatccgaggacacccccggacagggccaaacaggaaggatataaccccacccactttgccaaactacagcccccacaccactagaggaatatcttcaaccaccaacttaccatcctgagacaaggccgagtatagcccacaaagatctccgccacggcacaacccaagtggGGGCGCCAACACATTAGCTAGCAAGGAcacattagctagcaagtgcaagctaactagctaaattgccatacatgtttaatgcttttcgacctgtccccaaattaatgtaatttgtccagagtttgttttgatattttaacctgtgtgtcgtgatcgcgtttggtgatGCGTGTGGAGGAGGCAAAACGAGACCTGGACCTGCAGGTCagcagtgttgccaactcctcagtaaggatagtagctattggctgtcctaaaagttgTTATGTGACATCATCACCTAATTTGCATAATTGACCATGTGCATGTAGTTGCTATGGATTTaacaccctaaatatgtttaCAACTACAAATGAACTTTATGTCACAATTCCAACCCACCTTCTTTAGGTGACACTCTGGCGGAGTTACttcgttttttattttatttttttatttggttTGGTTTTTCTTTTAACCATATGGTCCACTTAGGAGCCTACAacaagtcacagtaaaacatgaaATGTTTTAACCATAACATTTTTTTGTATACAATCTACATTAACAATCTAAATGGACCAAaaacagaaaatataaaaaactgtcAATTGCAATGTGAGAAAATATGGTAACTAGTCTGGCCCAAAttcaggttaaaaaaaaaaatgtaagccAGGGTGGATGTGCGATTCATTTGCAGTCTGGACGTGGAagggtgaacatctcctgctctgactgtagcGCGAGGACTGGGCTGCCTGTGAGTGCCTTGGgaaggggacggggacggggacggggacggggacggggagcACCCGTTGTTCGTTGATAAGTGTAAGAATGATACGTGCTTTCACGTCAGAGTCTCCAAAAGTCTCAAATAACACCAGAAAAAGTCGCCAGATTTGTCGCTAGTCGCTTTTTTGAAAATGTGACgctagaggggtctgaatactcactaaatatagcgactaagtcgctaagttggcaatACTGAGCTCAAGAAACACAAGCCCAATTTCCTCTCACTCTACAAGAACTAGGTAAACTTCAAGTACCATTCAGAAGAGTTTTCATTCAGTGTGTTGATTTACTTGAAGTTGTCTTTGTGtttattttaaattttatttcacctttatttaaccaggtaggccagttgagaacaagttctcattaacaactgcaac
This sequence is a window from Oncorhynchus gorbuscha isolate QuinsamMale2020 ecotype Even-year linkage group LG01, OgorEven_v1.0, whole genome shotgun sequence. Protein-coding genes within it:
- the agk gene encoding acylglycerol kinase, mitochondrial isoform X2, with the translated sequence MARVVKVFVTLRNHWKKSTVAACALSYGGHWLYGKHCDNLLRRDACLAAREFGRQQISPQEQLKKATVILNPAACRGKANNLFEKNAAPILHLAGMEVTLVKTDYEGQAKKLMELMEQTDMLIVAGGDGTLQEVITGLLRRADHESFSKTPIGFIPLGSHNSLSESLHILSDNQVKHITSATLSILQGETVPLDVLQIKGEKEQPVFALIGLRWGAFRDVASTIKKYWYLGPLKIKAAHWFSTLREWPQVHEASVSYIAPTLRPPDLPEQKPQRPNLMYRIARRLKNYWYPPIPESPKVEEPERWDERTLSTLELSIQTQNKNPVQTRIDDSLLVCVEPDSFTVGDFITVG
- the agk gene encoding acylglycerol kinase, mitochondrial isoform X1 translates to MARVVKVFVTLRNHWKKSTVAACALSYGGHWLYGKHCDNLLRRDACLAAREFGRQQISPQEQLKKATVILNPAACRGKANNLFEKNAAPILHLAGMEVTLVKTDYEGQAKKLMELMEQTDMLIVAGGDGTLQEVITGLLRRADHESFSKTPIGFIPLGSHNSLSESLHILSDNQVKHITSATLSILQGETVPLDVLQIKGEKEQPVFALIGLRWGAFRDVASTIKKYWYLGPLKIKAAHWFSTLREWPQVHEASVSYIAPTLRPPDLPEQKPQRPNLMYRIARRLKNYWYPPIPESPKVEEPERWDERTLSTLELSIQTQNKNPVQTRIDDSLLVCVEPDSFTVGDFITVGEKKAADSTAFTRQSLKLEASACRLNLPEEGAGFYNIDNEEYEAMSVEVRLLPRKLRFFCSAERREQLLTQVL